The sequence below is a genomic window from Trichosurus vulpecula isolate mTriVul1 chromosome 5, mTriVul1.pri, whole genome shotgun sequence.
TATGGCTCAGCATTTAAGTAAACACtttttgtctatcttttctttttctggggaagagaaaaagtttTGTAGGAGCTCACTAGAATCACTATTAGATGCATATTTTTGTGGAAGAGTGGGAAGAAATAATCAGAAATTTATTTCCCAGTTAACTtgtgattatttttataaatgtttgagCCATGAAgattgtaaggatgaaatgattGATTTAGTAGATGAATATTTTTTGGAATTGTGCACTGCAGTCACAGGACTTCCAGTTTCAAGTTCAAGGATCATATCAGGGTTTGTTATTCATAGAGATTTTTCTGTTTACTGCCCAGCAGATGGCGATATGAAAATAATCATTGTAACTGAACCCATTCAGCCTGCACTTTCCACTTCTGGTTCTGAGCTTGTTGTAAAGTCAGAAGCACGATTTCAGGCATCTCATGTTTGGATTACAGAAAGGACAAAAACCATAATGAAAGATTTGCAAAGTAAGGGTATAAAATTGCTTTTGTCTAGTGTGAAGCAACAGGATGCAGTTATTTATTATGCAAAACTGAATGGCATATCAGTGGTAGAGTGTATACCATCAGAagaaatttctttcctttgtagtATCATTGCTCTGTCACCTTTTATGCCATCATGGGCCACTTCACAGTGTCACATCTCTGAGGCTGCGTTAGTGAAATTTTGTCAGCCCATTTTGCTTAATTCCAAAAGGAATGTTCATCTTGGCTTACTTAGCACACACTCTTTTATACCCCACTGTTTAGTTCTTTGCGGACCAGTCCAAGGCATTACTGACCAACATATTCATGCTTTCCATGGAGCATTTAAAGTACTTCGACAAGTCTTTAAGGGACTTTATCTCAGTTACAAGGCACAAGGAAACAACCAGAGTGAGACCTCAAATTCTGTTACTTCGAAAGATAATAAACAAAGTCACCATTTGACAGAAGTTTATAGAGCTTTGTTTGAAAGACAGTGTCTGGACTCAGTTTTAAAGAGAGAAGATAATCCGTCTAGAACGCAATCTGTTTTAAGAGACACTCCAGATTTGATACTGTCAAGTATAGAATCCGAGAATAGTATTCCAAGTACaactctaacacacacacacaaaatgaaggGAGACTTTGAATCCCTGATACGTACTTATCCCAACAAAATTGGGATGATTAATGCCAAGGAACCGCTTCTAGCTGTCAGGTATGGTTGTAATGGAGATTCTTTGATAGAAATTTCTGATAAACATTTAAGTGTCATTGAAGGGACTTGCAAAATGAGCAGTGCAACCATAGGTGTGACCTCAAAGGAGGTATTTCAGGACACTTCGAAAAGTTACTGTACCTCCTTTATACAGGCTGGTTCTGTTTTACCAGTAGGTGGTCACTTTGAGATCCTATTACACTATTATCTTCTTGATTATTCCAGACAGTGCCAACAGCCAGAAGTAAGTGTGATTAGTTCATTAATAGCTAATGCGCTGCTGAGTGTTCCAAAAACCCTTTATAAGGCTAAGAGAGGAAATAAAAGCTTTTGTCATGTGTACTTAAGAACTATGCTTGCTCTACAATCTAAGCAGTGGATGGCAGGGAGTCAAACAGGCCTTGAATCAGTAGCTTGTAAATACCAATTACTGACATCAGTGCTTCACTGCTTGACAAAACTCTTAACTATTGACTTAGTAATCAAGATTAGTAAACAGCCACAAAAGACTGGTGATGACGAGACAGAAGAGGATGTGTGAAAGCAATTTTGttctcagtggtttttttttaatctggctcaGTTTATAAACGACAGGTGGAGAGCTGTCCCTCAGCCTAATTCTTTTAGGTTCTCCAAGATGAAACCATGAGGTTATTAGTCATTTTGGTGCCTAGAATGGTGAAAGATGCTACAtggttttaaagcctttcatattAGTATGGTCCCAAACTAAGGGTACTGGTCCATGGGAactatatttgtttctttttctccatgtTCTTGTTGGTGTGACTATGTCAGAGAGAAAAGGGTGGTAAgaggttttctatctctttttc
It includes:
- the BBS10 gene encoding Bardet-Biedl syndrome 10 protein — encoded protein: MTMATTMEAGGVGAALQAAEVLESIVSSCLGPEGRQVLCTKPTGDVLFSRDGGRLLEALNVGHPVARMILTCVSVNQNVTGDGAKTFIILLCDLLRGLKAVADKERGSFGGSIQSQERHWKNCCQWKYISQAILTFQAHVLDYIMAQHLSKHFLSIFSFSGEEKKFCRSSLESLLDAYFCGRVGRNNQKFISQLTCDYFYKCLSHEDCKDEMIDLVDEYFLELCTAVTGLPVSSSRIISGFVIHRDFSVYCPADGDMKIIIVTEPIQPALSTSGSELVVKSEARFQASHVWITERTKTIMKDLQSKGIKLLLSSVKQQDAVIYYAKLNGISVVECIPSEEISFLCSIIALSPFMPSWATSQCHISEAALVKFCQPILLNSKRNVHLGLLSTHSFIPHCLVLCGPVQGITDQHIHAFHGAFKVLRQVFKGLYLSYKAQGNNQSETSNSVTSKDNKQSHHLTEVYRALFERQCLDSVLKREDNPSRTQSVLRDTPDLILSSIESENSIPSTTLTHTHKMKGDFESLIRTYPNKIGMINAKEPLLAVRYGCNGDSLIEISDKHLSVIEGTCKMSSATIGVTSKEVFQDTSKSYCTSFIQAGSVLPVGGHFEILLHYYLLDYSRQCQQPEVSVISSLIANALLSVPKTLYKAKRGNKSFCHVYLRTMLALQSKQWMAGSQTGLESVACKYQLLTSVLHCLTKLLTIDLVIKISKQPQKTGDDETEEDV